The following are encoded together in the Coffea arabica cultivar ET-39 chromosome 1c, Coffea Arabica ET-39 HiFi, whole genome shotgun sequence genome:
- the LOC140005914 gene encoding putative F-box protein At1g67623, with protein sequence MANAQKRSSRTSILSLPTEVLSEVLARVASSSSADLFRAKLCCKLFNEVSEAKNIYQRVSLDRFEIVPWPKNHKVSRFLKKCRQSKNPEALYRKGVVDFFSDKHEDSALENLEEAANSGHADAAYALGIIYIFVGGDELKRKGMRLLMKSRLLQGRVNLCRQNLRALLRMIWVKNPVFLNPTPICCAMTHERKTSSWPMHPDEVEESTCEGCACDEEIRAICAALPYR encoded by the exons ATGGCCAACGCACAAAAACGGAGTTCACGAACCTCCATCCTCTCCCTTCCAACCGAGGTGCTATCCGAGGTGCTTGCACGTGTCGCGTCTTCTTCATCCGCTGATCTTTTCCGGGCAAAACTGTG CTGTAAGTTGTTCAACGAAGTTTCCGAGGCAAAGAACATTTACCAGCGGGTGTCCCTCGACAGGTTTGAAATCGTTCCGTGGCCAAAAAACCACAAAGTGTCGAGGTTCTTGAAGAAGTGCAGACAAAGCAAAAATCCAGAAGCCTTGTACCGAAAAGGAGTG GTTGATTTTTTTTCGGATAAGCACGAGGACTCAGCATTGGAAAACCTGGAAGAAGCTGCTAATTCAGGCCATGCCGATGCTGCATATGCGTTGGGAATAATTTACATCTTTGTTGGTGGGGACGAGTTAAAGCGCAAAGGTATGAGACTGCTCATGAAATCCAGACTTCTTCAAGGCAGAGTGAATCTTTGCCGTCAGAATTTGCGAGCGCTGCTGAGGATGATATGGGTCAAGAATCCTGTGTTTCTAAACCCAACGCCCATTTGTTGTGCCATGACACATGAGAGGAAAACATCTTCATGGCCTATGCATCCCGATGAAGTGGAGGAGAGTACATGTGAAGGGTGCGCTTGCGATGAAGAAATTCGAGCAATTTGTGCTGCCCTGCCATATCGTTAG